A genomic window from Deltaproteobacteria bacterium includes:
- a CDS encoding type II toxin-antitoxin system VapC family toxin: protein MAVPVGRKVLLDTNVFIDYLRLGAHAQWVTGPAQRTVRFLSSVVLMELRLGADTLPRRRAVDRIKGAFPAQRLIGPAPDLFDRAAVLFRALHGDGRGLRDRLGIVNDLLIGLSAWRIGATVVTANVDEFARIQRHLPGLSVVPPSP from the coding sequence GTGGCCGTACCGGTAGGTCGCAAGGTCCTCCTCGACACCAACGTCTTCATCGACTACCTGCGCCTGGGCGCGCACGCCCAGTGGGTCACCGGCCCGGCGCAGCGGACCGTGCGCTTCCTCTCCTCGGTGGTGCTCATGGAGCTCCGTCTCGGGGCGGACACCCTTCCACGCCGTCGTGCGGTCGATCGGATCAAGGGAGCCTTTCCGGCGCAACGGCTGATCGGTCCGGCGCCCGATCTGTTCGACCGTGCCGCGGTCCTCTTCAGGGCCCTCCACGGTGACGGACGGGGGCTGCGAGACCGGCTCGGCATCGTGAACGACCTGCTGATCGGGCTGAGCGCGTGGAGGATCGGCGCCACGGTCGTCACCGCGAACGTCGACGAGTTTGCCAGGATCCAGCGTCACCTTCCGGGTTTGTCGGTCGTGCCGCCGTCGCCCTGA
- a CDS encoding transposase, with product MAAVYVPRSPTTGVLYGVVRTHLTDFLAAVDAQTDGSGLPGFVVNEFRKFLRCGVLAHGFARVRCGHRAFERLVPFSCKGRAVCPSCGGRRMAERAAHLVDRVLPADVPVRQWVLSVPHRLRYRLAYDHRLCRTVLHVSVRALRSAYRRQARRQGLAGGETGMATSVQRFGGAVNVHLHFHTLVLDGVFVRDGDGTLRFRQASPPTDEDVHRVVARVRRRLERLGVTGTASAAEDPDPLADESAALAALSRAAILGRGALGPRAGRRPVRIGADPDAPWVERHVPLHAHEAGFDLHAAVHVAAGDRERLCQYLCRPPLGQGRLHRLRDGRIAVALQRPWADGTTHLVFTPVELLERLVPLVPRPRTNLILLSRRPGAERAVAPGGGGARRTRGWHGPIAAARRRPA from the coding sequence ATGGCCGCCGTCTACGTGCCGCGATCGCCGACGACCGGCGTGCTCTACGGCGTCGTGCGCACACACCTCACCGATTTCCTCGCCGCCGTAGACGCACAGACGGATGGCAGTGGCCTCCCCGGGTTTGTCGTGAACGAGTTCCGAAAATTCCTCCGCTGCGGGGTGTTGGCCCACGGCTTCGCGCGAGTACGCTGCGGGCACCGTGCGTTCGAGCGCCTGGTTCCCTTCTCGTGCAAGGGCCGCGCGGTCTGTCCGAGCTGCGGCGGACGGCGGATGGCCGAGCGCGCGGCACACCTCGTGGATCGCGTGCTGCCTGCCGACGTGCCGGTCCGCCAGTGGGTCCTCTCGGTCCCGCACCGGCTGCGCTACCGGCTCGCCTACGATCACCGCCTGTGTCGCACCGTGCTGCACGTCTCCGTGCGCGCGCTGCGCAGCGCCTATCGCCGCCAGGCGCGGCGTCAGGGGCTGGCGGGCGGAGAGACCGGCATGGCGACGAGCGTGCAGCGCTTCGGCGGGGCCGTGAACGTGCACCTTCACTTCCACACGCTCGTCCTCGACGGCGTCTTCGTGCGCGACGGGGACGGCACGCTGCGCTTCCGCCAAGCGTCGCCGCCCACGGACGAGGACGTGCACCGCGTCGTCGCGCGCGTGCGGCGGCGGCTCGAGCGCCTCGGCGTGACGGGGACGGCGAGCGCTGCCGAGGACCCTGATCCGCTCGCGGACGAGTCCGCGGCGCTGGCGGCCCTCTCCCGGGCGGCGATCCTCGGCCGGGGCGCCCTGGGCCCGCGCGCGGGGCGGCGGCCCGTGCGGATCGGCGCGGACCCCGATGCGCCGTGGGTCGAGCGCCACGTGCCGCTTCACGCGCACGAAGCCGGCTTCGACCTGCATGCCGCCGTGCACGTCGCCGCGGGCGACCGCGAGCGGCTCTGCCAGTACCTCTGCCGTCCGCCGCTCGGGCAGGGGCGACTGCACCGGCTGCGCGACGGGCGGATCGCCGTCGCCCTGCAGCGCCCATGGGCAGACGGGACGACCCATCTCGTCTTCACACCGGTGGAGCTGCTGGAGCGGCTCGTCCCGCTGGTGCCCCGGCCGCGGACCAACCTGATACTTCTATCACGGCGTCCTGGCGCCGAACGCGCCGTGGCGCCGGGCGGTGGTGGCGCGCGCCGAACCCGAGGCTGGCACGGTCCCATCGCCGCCGCCCGCCGACGACCCGCGTGA
- a CDS encoding HAD family hydrolase, with protein sequence MRLEAVTLDAVGTLFAVAEPVGRTYARFAARHGITLAPARAERDFGEALVAAPSLAFPGVGRARLAERERAWWHAVVRRAFGPAAERPSFETCFAELFAHYGRREAWRVFPEVAEALRLLRAQGLKLAVVSNFDGRLPPLLAALGLRPLLDLVLHSTAAAAAKPDPAIFRSASSALGVAPAATVHAGDGLVADVEGARRAGLRAILVDRRDQRPRLPAGVSRITTLSELPALVFGLD encoded by the coding sequence ATGCGTCTCGAGGCGGTCACGCTCGACGCGGTCGGCACGCTCTTCGCGGTGGCCGAGCCGGTCGGGCGGACCTACGCCCGCTTCGCGGCCCGGCACGGAATCACGCTCGCGCCCGCTCGGGCCGAGAGGGACTTCGGCGAGGCGCTCGTCGCCGCCCCCTCGCTCGCCTTCCCCGGTGTCGGCCGCGCCCGTCTCGCCGAGCGCGAGCGCGCGTGGTGGCACGCGGTCGTGCGCCGGGCATTCGGGCCCGCCGCGGAACGGCCGTCTTTCGAGACGTGCTTCGCGGAGCTGTTCGCCCACTACGGCCGCCGAGAGGCGTGGCGGGTCTTCCCCGAGGTGGCGGAGGCGCTCCGCCTGCTCCGCGCGCAGGGCCTCAAGCTTGCCGTCGTCTCCAACTTCGATGGACGCCTCCCGCCCCTCCTCGCCGCCCTCGGCCTGCGCCCGCTCCTCGACCTCGTGCTCCACTCGACCGCCGCGGCTGCGGCCAAGCCGGACCCGGCGATCTTTCGGAGCGCGTCGAGCGCGCTCGGCGTCGCGCCAGCCGCGACCGTCCACGCCGGCGACGGCCTCGTGGCCGACGTCGAGGGCGCCCGCCGCGCCGGGCTTCGCGCCATCCTCGTCGACCGCCGCGACCAGCGTCCGCGCCTCCCCGCCGGCGTGAGCAGGATCACGACGCTGAGCGAGCTGCCCGCGCTCGTCTTCGGGCTCGACTGA
- a CDS encoding adenylate/guanylate cyclase domain-containing protein: MYFLSQFKDMAVDRLAWSAARSAVDAVRYQPAHVKLLMACSATQADGSQRWVDGVAALLARPSVARWLDLPHRGVRSVAAVAARCFGPTASALVRFSSGVAAAAADRLSALILESALRARAHPGLLVPHAHDAGVLAVDMRGFSQLTLALGDTDDLAGLLEEYLTALTAVVERHRGLVFQYTGDGLLALFIAELAGGPPGRMLDRLVNEMCPVLHREFDALRERWRADWQAAGRPQVAVGLGAGLSFGRVTMGYIGPYGKKQFGALGEPVNLAAILCAEAEAGTVLVDRGSFERAGFEPLRAKTVRLRSRKLRQRLEAACLHYGAQRPVWLPTAQLPSPAESP; encoded by the coding sequence ATGTATTTCCTGAGCCAGTTCAAAGATATGGCCGTCGACAGGCTCGCGTGGTCGGCAGCCCGCAGCGCAGTGGACGCCGTTCGCTACCAGCCCGCGCACGTGAAGCTCCTCATGGCCTGCAGCGCAACCCAGGCCGACGGTTCGCAGCGCTGGGTGGACGGCGTCGCCGCGCTTCTGGCGCGGCCGTCTGTGGCGCGGTGGCTCGACCTCCCGCACCGGGGCGTCCGGTCGGTTGCGGCCGTTGCGGCGCGCTGCTTCGGGCCCACCGCCTCGGCGCTCGTCCGCTTCTCTTCGGGCGTTGCCGCCGCGGCCGCCGATCGACTGAGCGCCCTCATCCTGGAGAGCGCGCTGCGCGCTCGCGCGCATCCCGGGCTGCTCGTGCCACACGCGCACGACGCGGGCGTGCTCGCGGTCGACATGCGCGGCTTCTCGCAGCTCACCCTGGCCCTGGGCGACACCGACGACCTTGCCGGTCTTCTCGAGGAGTACCTGACCGCGCTGACCGCCGTGGTGGAGCGCCATCGCGGTCTGGTCTTCCAGTACACGGGTGACGGCTTGCTCGCCCTCTTCATCGCCGAACTGGCCGGTGGGCCACCCGGGAGAATGCTCGATCGCCTGGTGAACGAGATGTGCCCGGTGCTCCACCGGGAGTTCGACGCGCTCCGAGAGCGCTGGCGGGCCGACTGGCAGGCGGCAGGACGGCCGCAGGTCGCCGTCGGCCTCGGGGCCGGCTTGAGTTTCGGCCGGGTCACGATGGGCTACATCGGCCCCTACGGCAAGAAGCAGTTCGGCGCGCTCGGTGAGCCCGTGAATCTCGCCGCCATTCTCTGCGCCGAGGCGGAGGCCGGGACGGTGCTGGTCGATCGGGGCTCGTTCGAGCGCGCCGGCTTCGAGCCGCTACGCGCAAAGACGGTGCGCCTCCGGTCGCGCAAGCTCCGGCAGCGACTCGAGGCCGCTTGCCTCCACTACGGGGCCCAGCGACCGGTCTGGTTGCCGACCGCGCAGCTGCCCTCGCCGGCCGAGAGCCCGTAG
- a CDS encoding D-alanyl-D-alanine carboxypeptidase, producing the protein MRKVAALAVLIAAARVVLARETAAPVAYVVMDAESGTILAEHEAHKRWPPASMAKMMTVLVAMERVRDGALSLDTPVRTSAWASRIGGSQVYLAEGETFPLGELLKAVMIESANDAAVAVAEHIAGSSAAFVQLMNPRAAALGLADTTYQSPHGLPPGKGQTADLTSAHDLAVLARELMRFSEVMRWAGTASAGFRNDTLVMANTNHLIRTYAGATGLKTGYYREAGFSVTATAIRNDLDLIAVVLGLPTKQESFTEAARLLNENFAAYRVVAAARRGAPVGQVPVAGGSEPSVKAVALSDLRVLLKRGADKDVVVEAHVPRQLQAPVKVRQPLGDVVVRRGEEELGRVAVVADHEVPATGWLSWLWNRGLTSATAR; encoded by the coding sequence ATGCGGAAGGTGGCGGCTCTGGCGGTGCTGATCGCGGCGGCGCGCGTGGTGCTCGCGCGCGAGACGGCGGCGCCCGTGGCCTACGTCGTCATGGATGCTGAGAGCGGCACGATCCTCGCAGAGCACGAGGCGCACAAGCGCTGGCCGCCCGCCTCGATGGCGAAGATGATGACGGTCCTCGTCGCCATGGAGCGGGTGCGCGACGGCGCGCTGTCGCTCGACACGCCGGTGCGCACCTCGGCGTGGGCGAGCCGCATCGGCGGCTCGCAGGTCTATCTCGCCGAGGGCGAGACGTTCCCGCTCGGCGAGCTGCTGAAGGCGGTGATGATCGAGTCCGCCAACGATGCGGCGGTGGCGGTGGCTGAGCACATCGCGGGCTCGAGCGCGGCGTTCGTCCAGCTCATGAACCCGCGTGCCGCGGCGCTCGGGCTCGCGGACACCACCTATCAGAGCCCGCACGGCCTCCCGCCCGGCAAGGGGCAGACGGCAGACCTGACCAGCGCGCACGACCTGGCCGTTCTCGCCCGCGAGCTCATGCGCTTCTCCGAGGTGATGCGCTGGGCCGGGACGGCGAGCGCCGGCTTCCGCAACGACACGCTCGTGATGGCGAATACGAACCACCTCATCCGGACCTATGCCGGCGCGACCGGCCTGAAGACCGGCTACTACCGCGAGGCCGGCTTCTCCGTCACGGCGACCGCCATCCGCAACGACCTCGACCTGATCGCGGTCGTGCTCGGGCTCCCTACCAAGCAGGAGAGCTTCACCGAGGCGGCGCGCCTGCTGAACGAGAACTTCGCCGCCTACCGGGTCGTGGCAGCGGCGCGCCGGGGGGCGCCGGTGGGGCAGGTGCCGGTCGCGGGCGGGAGCGAGCCGAGCGTCAAGGCGGTGGCTCTGAGCGATCTCCGCGTGCTCCTGAAACGCGGCGCGGACAAGGACGTGGTCGTCGAGGCGCACGTCCCGCGCCAGCTCCAGGCGCCGGTCAAGGTGCGCCAGCCGCTGGGCGACGTTGTCGTCCGCCGCGGCGAGGAGGAACTCGGGCGCGTGGCGGTGGTGGCGGACCACGAGGTGCCGGCGACCGGCTGGCTGTCCTGGCTCTGGAACCGCGGGCTGACGAGCGCGACGGCGCGCTGA
- a CDS encoding thiamine pyrophosphate-binding protein, whose product MTRPRGPRLPRDGPRLPRRARSRPPPAPRKRSNVSSASSTEPRPARTAAAVPARGSLRAAHPAWYSRCMDGTRKMGESLAKPAAAGAAHVDGGALVGQVLAEQRVRHLFTINGGHIWPILSHLREHGIQMVHMRHEQSCAYAADAYARTSGRPGVLSVTAGCGLTNAVTGLCVAGLTGSPVVCLAGQHPTTEDQLGSFQEAYGVDICRTFSKFTKRVLAWSTIAADVRLAFREAMSPPPGPTLVEIPTNILYHHDEPAKQRRGARVYAPAELRSAGNPVAVERALEALARAERPLIVAGDGVFWSDAAAELGELARRLQVPVYTRRAGQGALPEDDRLAVRGAWKKPFTGRADLILAVGFKFWSGEHFGQPPTWNAEATYIQVDAAPERVGWHVPAEIPIVGDPKLVLRQLCDLAAARRIARQGGAWLAEVAGMRAQFDQALRAQEAEVHERTPIHPARVTRDLLELMDRDATLVIDSFTLSGWLSQWFGARFAGQIVDAGPLAPVGHGIGMGIGVQLARPGKQVIVVIGDGGFGIGGMELETALKHRLPIVTLLWNNSSWGPGFEEMPMLRGRVDPFDMLPELRYDRMFEAIGCHGEHVTRPEEIRPALERAFAAGKASVINVIGDPRVGHARLGGNLLGSTTIES is encoded by the coding sequence ATGACCCGGCCGCGCGGGCCGAGGCTGCCGCGGGACGGGCCGAGGCTGCCGCGGCGCGCGCGGAGTCGGCCGCCACCCGCACCGAGGAAGCGATCGAACGTCTCGAGCGCATCCTCGACCGAGCCGCGCCCCGCGAGGACCGCCGCCGCCGTTCCCGCCCGCGGTAGCTTGCGAGCGGCGCACCCGGCTTGGTACAGCCGGTGTATGGACGGCACACGCAAGATGGGGGAGTCGCTGGCGAAGCCGGCCGCCGCCGGCGCGGCGCACGTCGACGGCGGCGCGCTCGTCGGCCAGGTGCTCGCGGAGCAGCGGGTCCGCCACCTGTTCACCATCAACGGCGGTCACATCTGGCCGATCCTCTCGCACCTCCGCGAACACGGCATCCAGATGGTCCACATGCGCCACGAGCAGTCGTGCGCCTACGCGGCCGACGCCTACGCCCGCACGAGCGGCCGCCCCGGCGTGCTCTCGGTCACGGCGGGCTGCGGGCTCACCAACGCCGTGACGGGACTTTGCGTCGCCGGCCTGACCGGCAGCCCCGTCGTCTGCCTCGCCGGGCAGCACCCCACCACCGAGGACCAGCTCGGCTCGTTCCAGGAAGCGTACGGCGTGGACATCTGCCGCACGTTCTCCAAGTTCACCAAGCGCGTCCTTGCCTGGTCGACGATCGCCGCGGACGTCCGCCTCGCCTTCCGCGAGGCGATGAGCCCGCCGCCCGGTCCGACCCTGGTCGAGATCCCGACCAACATCCTCTACCACCACGACGAACCGGCGAAGCAGCGCCGCGGCGCGCGCGTCTACGCGCCCGCCGAGCTGCGCAGCGCTGGCAACCCCGTGGCGGTCGAGCGCGCGCTGGAGGCGCTCGCCCGCGCCGAGCGTCCGCTCATCGTCGCCGGCGACGGCGTGTTCTGGTCGGACGCGGCGGCCGAGCTGGGCGAACTCGCGCGGCGGCTGCAGGTTCCCGTTTACACCCGTCGCGCGGGTCAGGGCGCGCTCCCCGAGGACGACCGGCTCGCCGTGCGCGGGGCATGGAAGAAGCCGTTCACCGGGCGGGCCGACCTGATCCTCGCCGTCGGCTTCAAGTTCTGGAGCGGCGAGCACTTCGGCCAGCCGCCGACGTGGAACGCCGAGGCAACCTACATCCAGGTCGACGCGGCGCCCGAGCGCGTCGGCTGGCACGTGCCCGCCGAGATCCCGATCGTCGGCGATCCGAAGCTCGTGCTCCGGCAGCTCTGCGACCTCGCCGCTGCGCGCCGGATCGCGCGCCAGGGCGGCGCCTGGCTGGCCGAGGTGGCGGGCATGCGCGCGCAGTTCGACCAGGCGCTCCGCGCGCAGGAGGCCGAGGTGCACGAGCGCACCCCGATCCATCCCGCGCGCGTGACGCGCGACCTGCTCGAGCTGATGGACCGTGACGCGACGCTCGTGATCGACAGCTTCACGCTCTCGGGCTGGCTCTCGCAGTGGTTCGGGGCGCGCTTCGCAGGGCAGATCGTGGACGCAGGGCCGCTCGCGCCCGTCGGTCACGGCATCGGCATGGGGATCGGCGTCCAGCTCGCGCGCCCGGGCAAGCAGGTGATCGTCGTCATCGGCGACGGCGGCTTCGGCATCGGCGGCATGGAGCTCGAGACCGCGCTCAAGCACCGGCTCCCCATCGTGACCCTCCTCTGGAACAACAGCTCGTGGGGCCCCGGCTTCGAGGAGATGCCGATGCTGCGCGGCCGCGTCGATCCCTTCGACATGCTGCCCGAGCTCCGCTACGATCGCATGTTCGAGGCCATCGGCTGCCACGGCGAGCACGTGACGCGCCCGGAGGAGATCCGGCCGGCGCTCGAGCGCGCCTTCGCGGCGGGGAAGGCGTCGGTGATCAACGTGATCGGCGATCCTCGCGTCGGGCACGCGCGGCTCGGCGGGAACCTGCTCGGGTCGACCACGATCGAGAGCTAG
- a CDS encoding enoyl-CoA hydratase/isomerase family protein translates to MPALVTSRREAALLYVALNRPEKRNAIHRELLLALVDAIAAAEREPDVRAVVVYGEGPVFSAGVDFAMLAGDVSGERALPFRALVGDMQAALSRLEALEKPVVGALHRYVPGLGLELALAFDLRVATADCELGLPEVRVGLVPDVGGTTRLVRTVGYARAKDLILTGRMIGAAEALAIGLVNQVVPPGEHVAAAARLAEVIAANAPLAVGLAKRLVDLGSNVDKHTFLAMELLAQSVLLRSEDAREGARALAERRPPRFTGR, encoded by the coding sequence ATGCCCGCGCTCGTCACCAGCCGCCGCGAGGCGGCGCTGCTCTACGTGGCGCTCAACCGGCCCGAGAAGCGCAACGCCATCCACCGGGAGTTGCTGCTCGCGCTGGTCGACGCGATCGCGGCGGCCGAGCGCGAGCCGGACGTGCGCGCGGTCGTGGTCTACGGCGAGGGGCCCGTCTTCTCCGCGGGCGTCGACTTCGCGATGCTCGCGGGCGATGTCAGCGGGGAGCGCGCGCTCCCGTTCCGTGCGCTCGTCGGCGACATGCAGGCGGCCCTCTCCCGCCTGGAGGCGCTCGAGAAGCCGGTCGTGGGCGCGCTCCATCGTTACGTGCCGGGCCTCGGGCTCGAGCTGGCGCTGGCCTTCGATCTACGCGTCGCGACCGCCGACTGCGAGCTCGGACTGCCCGAGGTGCGGGTCGGCCTCGTGCCCGACGTGGGCGGTACGACGCGCCTCGTGCGCACCGTGGGCTACGCCAGGGCGAAGGACCTCATCCTGACCGGGCGCATGATCGGGGCTGCGGAGGCGCTCGCGATCGGCCTCGTCAACCAGGTCGTGCCGCCGGGCGAGCACGTGGCGGCCGCCGCGCGGCTGGCGGAGGTGATCGCGGCCAACGCCCCGCTCGCGGTCGGGCTCGCCAAGCGCCTGGTCGATCTCGGCAGCAACGTCGACAAGCACACCTTCCTCGCCATGGAGCTCCTCGCGCAGAGCGTGCTCCTGCGCAGCGAGGACGCGCGCGAGGGGGCGCGCGCGCTGGCCGAGCGCCGTCCACCACGTTTCACCGGCCGCTGA
- a CDS encoding helix-turn-helix transcriptional regulator — MLAPHGAPPASRSGEPAPDPARSPRHVLGRARAANATPAAPARPPARARRQPAPRGCRAHRGRPRRAGRGALGPRAPMTRNAIARLLAARDWSDAQLAARAGVGRAHLNQVKNGRALPTVASALAIAHALGVPVAIAFPPGSSARRRPPRAARGRSSHGRQQTTPSA, encoded by the coding sequence ATGCTCGCACCGCATGGCGCGCCGCCCGCCTCCCGCAGTGGTGAACCGGCTCCCGATCCTGCTCGGTCGCCACGGCATGTCCTGGGGCGAGCTCGAGCGGCGAACGCTACTCCCGCCGCGCCTGCTCGCCCGCCTGCGCGTGCCCGGCGCCAACCCGCGCCTCGAGGTTGCCGAGCGCATCGCGGCCGCCCTCGGCGTGCCGGTCGAGGCGCTCTGGGTCCGCGGGCGCCCATGACGCGGAACGCGATCGCCCGCCTGCTCGCCGCCCGCGACTGGAGCGACGCCCAGCTCGCCGCCCGCGCGGGCGTGGGTCGCGCGCACCTGAACCAGGTGAAGAACGGGCGCGCTCTTCCCACCGTCGCCAGCGCGCTCGCCATCGCGCACGCGCTCGGCGTACCGGTGGCGATCGCCTTCCCGCCCGGCTCGAGCGCACGGCGGCGGCCGCCCCGCGCCGCCCGAGGACGCTCGTCCCACGGGCGGCAGCAGACGACGCCATCCGCCTGA
- a CDS encoding SDR family oxidoreductase has protein sequence MGRLAGRVAVVTGGGSGIGRAIARSFAAEGARVAVADLNREGGERVGAEIVAAGGTAIAVPTDVADSAQVDALFARVVREWQTVDVLSNNAGIGELSPPLRAQVAQALQALLGGARLSLGITRHMDDAEWRRMLDVHLFGTFACTRAALRIMEERGRGAIVNMASVAGLAGIPGSPHYGAAKAGIIGFTKSVALEVGGANIRVNAIAPGLIDTPMTADMPPVVRQMVLMRTPLGRSGTPEDIAAVALFLVSDEASFVTGQVVSPNGGFHT, from the coding sequence ATGGGCAGGCTCGCGGGGCGCGTCGCGGTGGTCACGGGCGGCGGCTCGGGGATCGGGCGCGCGATCGCGCGTTCCTTCGCGGCCGAGGGCGCGCGGGTCGCGGTGGCGGACCTGAATCGCGAGGGTGGGGAGCGCGTCGGCGCCGAGATCGTGGCCGCCGGCGGCACGGCCATCGCCGTCCCCACCGACGTGGCCGACAGCGCGCAGGTGGACGCGCTCTTCGCGCGCGTCGTGCGCGAGTGGCAGACGGTCGACGTCCTCTCCAACAACGCCGGCATCGGGGAGCTCTCCCCGCCGCTCAGGGCGCAGGTCGCGCAGGCCCTCCAGGCGCTGCTGGGCGGCGCCCGCCTCTCTCTCGGCATCACCCGCCACATGGACGACGCCGAGTGGCGTCGCATGCTCGACGTCCACCTCTTCGGCACCTTCGCCTGCACGCGCGCGGCCCTCCGCATCATGGAGGAGCGGGGTCGGGGCGCGATCGTCAACATGGCCTCCGTTGCGGGGCTCGCGGGCATCCCGGGCTCCCCGCACTACGGCGCGGCCAAGGCGGGGATCATCGGCTTCACCAAGTCGGTGGCGCTCGAGGTGGGCGGCGCGAACATCCGCGTGAACGCGATCGCGCCCGGCCTGATCGACACGCCGATGACCGCCGACATGCCGCCGGTGGTCCGGCAGATGGTGCTCATGCGCACGCCGCTCGGCCGCAGCGGGACGCCGGAGGACATCGCCGCGGTGGCGCTCTTCCTGGTCTCGGACGAGGCGAGCTTCGTGACCGGGCAGGTGGTGAGCCCGAACGGCGGCTTCCACACGTAG
- a CDS encoding radical SAM protein, translating into MLLAATALSGILLVAALWPLLRRARREAREIVPLAVSPAAAVPQHPPVLCRTLRVYFIKPSKYDDRGRVAHFWKGVLPNNTLTVLAALNEAYNRLRDDDGVYVETVIWDEQVDGPVLPATIQSIQEKALEDGVEVIVGLAGVQTNQYPRGRDLALQCRRAGFPVLFGGFHVSGHPESRAFLESCGITTVVGEAETIWGDILDDYLGGELAPSYSVTEGIRARTGSGEITVPLITEAQLPAINDPYLRRFASPNMTTVDTSRGCPFTCSYCSVKNVMGRTMRARDPEAVVRWIRDAGEHHGIDSLFIVDDDFFRSPSWEPILEGMADYRRKGNRLSFMMQVDAEAAAFDDLGPGEKPSSQRQKCERFLRLAAAAGCYSAFVGFETFNPQNLLAVTKVQNLEKEHRQRKEGAAAAAALQAVKEKYRRVCRNWHRHGVAVHCGYMIGFPFDGPEIGRQSAEWLLEVGVDLASFFIVTPLPGTEDHDKAVREGTIADWDFNQYDSQHMVSYHRCMTPAEVERAYRDAYLSFYSARNTLRSLLTWHRVPGLSWPARSAMTRQRLYYFYSYRAGRHPMLGGLWQKGVRPEARRRVVGDEEARAEYLGAGIVSTEGVRVELPA; encoded by the coding sequence ATGCTGCTCGCCGCCACGGCGCTCTCAGGCATCCTGCTCGTCGCCGCCCTCTGGCCGCTTCTCCGGCGCGCGCGGCGCGAGGCCCGCGAGATCGTGCCGCTCGCGGTGAGCCCCGCCGCGGCCGTCCCGCAGCACCCCCCCGTCCTCTGCCGGACGCTGCGCGTTTACTTCATCAAGCCCTCCAAGTACGACGACCGCGGGCGCGTGGCGCACTTCTGGAAGGGCGTGCTGCCGAACAATACGCTCACCGTGCTGGCCGCGCTGAACGAGGCCTACAATCGCCTGCGCGACGATGACGGCGTCTACGTCGAGACCGTCATCTGGGACGAGCAGGTCGACGGGCCCGTGCTGCCGGCGACCATCCAGAGCATCCAGGAGAAGGCGCTCGAAGACGGTGTCGAGGTGATCGTCGGCCTGGCCGGCGTGCAGACGAACCAGTATCCGCGCGGGCGCGACCTGGCGCTCCAGTGTCGCCGTGCCGGCTTCCCGGTCCTGTTCGGCGGCTTTCACGTGAGCGGCCATCCCGAGTCGCGCGCCTTCCTCGAGAGCTGCGGCATCACCACCGTGGTGGGCGAGGCCGAGACCATCTGGGGCGACATCCTCGACGACTATCTCGGCGGCGAGCTCGCGCCGAGCTACAGCGTGACGGAGGGCATCCGTGCCAGGACCGGCTCGGGCGAGATCACCGTGCCGCTCATCACCGAGGCGCAGCTCCCCGCTATCAACGACCCCTATCTCCGCCGCTTCGCCTCGCCCAACATGACGACGGTCGATACCTCGCGCGGGTGTCCGTTCACCTGCTCGTACTGCAGCGTGAAGAACGTCATGGGGCGCACGATGCGGGCGCGGGACCCCGAGGCGGTCGTGCGCTGGATCCGCGACGCGGGCGAGCATCACGGCATCGACTCGCTCTTCATCGTGGACGACGACTTCTTCCGCAGCCCGTCCTGGGAGCCGATCCTCGAGGGCATGGCCGACTACCGCCGCAAGGGGAACCGGCTCTCCTTCATGATGCAGGTCGACGCCGAGGCGGCCGCCTTCGACGATCTCGGACCCGGCGAGAAACCGTCGAGCCAGCGGCAGAAGTGCGAGCGCTTCCTGCGCCTCGCGGCCGCGGCCGGCTGCTACTCGGCGTTCGTCGGCTTCGAGACTTTCAACCCGCAGAACCTCCTCGCCGTCACCAAGGTGCAGAACCTCGAGAAGGAGCACCGCCAGCGCAAAGAGGGGGCGGCCGCTGCGGCCGCCCTGCAGGCCGTCAAGGAGAAGTACCGCCGGGTGTGCCGCAACTGGCATCGGCACGGCGTGGCGGTGCACTGCGGCTACATGATCGGCTTCCCCTTCGACGGGCCGGAGATCGGCCGCCAGTCCGCCGAGTGGCTGCTCGAGGTGGGCGTCGACCTGGCCTCGTTCTTCATCGTGACGCCGCTGCCCGGCACCGAGGACCACGACAAAGCGGTACGCGAGGGCACGATCGCCGACTGGGACTTCAATCAGTACGACTCGCAGCACATGGTGTCGTACCACCGGTGCATGACGCCGGCCGAGGTTGAACGGGCATATCGCGACGCCTACCTGAGCTTCTACTCGGCGCGGAACACGCTCCGCTCGCTCCTCACCTGGCACCGCGTACCGGGTCTCAGCTGGCCGGCGCGGAGCGCCATGACGCGGCAGCGGCTCTACTACTTCTACAGCTATCGCGCCGGCCGCCACCCGATGCTGGGCGGGCTCTGGCAGAAGGGCGTCAGGCCCGAGGCGCGCCGGCGCGTCGTGGGCGACGAGGAAGCGCGGGCCGAGTACCTCGGTGCTGGGATCGTCAGCACCGAGGGGGTGCGCGTCGAGCTGCCGGCGTAG